Proteins encoded within one genomic window of Tigriopus californicus strain San Diego chromosome 12, Tcal_SD_v2.1, whole genome shotgun sequence:
- the LOC131891689 gene encoding U-scoloptoxin(01)-Er1a-like (The sequence of the model RefSeq protein was modified relative to this genomic sequence to represent the inferred CDS: added 19 bases not found in genome assembly), which yields MFSRSAILVLCTSFAGYLAMPQVYPDGQSPNNQAFNLPADAETLLAQPLALDFTCEARDYGYYADVSNNCQIFHICLPIEDDAGAILETAQWSFICGNGTVFDQQTLTCNYEEDSFPCAESESLYGAVEFGKIEPDY from the coding sequence TCTTGGTCCTTTGCACCTCCTTCGCCGGATATCTGGCCATGCCTCAGGTTTATCCCGATGGTCAGAGTCCCAACAATCAGGCCTTCAACCTGCCCGCCGATGCCGAGACCTTGTTGGCTCAGCCTTTGGCCTTGGACTTCACTTGCGAGGCTCGGGACTACGGTTATTATGCGGATGTGAGCAACAACTGCCAGATCTTCCACATCTGTCTGCCCATTGAGGACGATGCCGGCGCCATCCTGGAGACCGCTCAGTGGTCGTTCATCTGCGGCAACGGCACCGTGTTCGACCAACAAACCCTCACTTGCAACTACGAAGAGGACTCCTTCCCTTGCGCCGAATCCGAATCGCTGTACGGAGCCGTGGAGTTCGGCAAGATCGAGCCTGATTATTGA
- the LOC131891722 gene encoding paired box protein Pax-5-like isoform X4 produces the protein MISMELPPPPVHNPPVSFADYVHQGQPMSSGSPIHYDGSPQYHNENYSDNCQDSKRKRHGGVNQLGGVFVNGRPLPDVVRQRIVELAHNGVRPCDISRQLRVSHGCVSKILSRFYETGNFKAGVIGGSKPKVATPHVVDAISKYKKDNPTMFAWEIRDRLLAEGVCSQDNVPSVSSINRIVRNKAAERAKVNYNSSSTGNGPSGGVGTGSGGHNTPVSGSTVIGSGQQQQQQQQQQQQQQQQQQQQQQQQNALSSMVCPESILHRPSYSINGILGIPQPDANANNINKRKRDDEDENGLSPEDTLKRQRLTSNYTTPNSSVSDLYHSMWNSPTPNPAGPQGKWPAVKEEPKGGNPGGGGMSLPELLSAANNPGQQANNGSDSPNSYQYSSATPTGFAPAQGDEFTSPPPSSATTSSNDLIYDSINMSQVQNYPPSLSSSLVSGAGLSSVIPPSDYYNSASYSQYSAPPYGGYGYGPTSGSLLSK, from the exons ATGATAAGCATGGAGCTTCCCCCGCCCCCCGTTCATAACCCGCCAGTGTCGTTTGCCGATTATGTCCACCAAGGCCAACCCATGTCTTCGGGTAGTCCCATTCACTACGACGGATCTCCACAGTATCATAACGAAAACTACTCGGACAATTGTCAGGACAGCAAACGAAAAC GTCATGGAGGTGTGAACCAGCTCGGGGGAGTGTTTGTGAACGGCAGACCATTGCCTGATGTGGTCCGACAAAGGATCGTGGAGCTGGCTCATAACGGAGTCCGACCCTGCGATATCTCCCGACAACTCCGAGTCTCTCACGGATGCGTCTCGAAAATACTATCCAG ATTTTATGAGACTGGGAACTTTAAAGCCGGAGTGATTGGCGGCAGTAAACCCAAAGTGGCCACGCCCCATGTGGTGGACGCCATCTCCAAATACAAGAAAGACAATCCCACCATGTTTGCTTGGGAGATCCGGGACCGCCTCTTAGCCGAGGGCGTGTGCTCTCAAGACAACGTGCCCAGTGTTAGCTCCATTAATAG AATTGTTCGGAATAAAGCGGCTGAGAGGGCCAAAGTCAATTATAACTCAAGTAGCACTGGCAATGGACCTTCTGGTGGAGTTGGCACCGGTTCGGGAGGTCACAACACCCCGGTGAGTGGGTCAACAGTGATTGGATCAggacagcagcaacaacagcaacagcagcagcagcaacaacaacagcagcaacaacaacaacagcaacagcaacaaaatgCTCTGTCTTCAATGGTGTGCCCCGAGTCGATCTTGCATCGTCCTTCGTACTCGATTAATGGAATCCTAGGCATCCCTCAGCCCGACGCCAATGCCAATAATATCAATAAGAGGAAGAGAGATGATGAAG ATGAGAACGGCCTGAGTCCCGAGGACACGTTGAAGCGCCAGCGTCTCACGTCCAACTACACCACCCCGAATTCATCCGTCTCTGACCTGTACCACTCTATGTGGAATAGTCCCACTCCCAATCCCGCGGGTCCTCAGGGCAAGTGGCCCGCTGTCAAAGAGGAGCCCAAGGGCGGTAATCCCGGGGGTGGGGGCATGAGCTTGCCCGAGCTCCTGAGTGCGGCCAATAATCCCGGCCAACAAGCCAATAATGGCAGTGACAGTCCAAACTCGTATCAGTACTCATCCGCCACGCCCACCGGCTTCGCCCCGGCTCAAGGGGACGAGTTCACCTCCCCACCCCCTTCAAGTGCAACCACTTCTTCCAATGACCTCATCTACGACTCAATCAATATGAGTCAAGTGCAAAATTACCCGCCAAGTCTTTCCTCTTCACTCG TGAGTGGAGCAGGTTTATCTTCCGTGATCCCACCTTCCGATTATTATAATAGCGCATCGTATTCTCAATACTCTGCTCCGCCCTATGGAGGCTACGGCTACGGTCCAACCTCGGGAAGTCTCCTTAGCAAATAA
- the LOC131891722 gene encoding paired box protein Pax-5-like isoform X1, which produces MISMELPPPPVHNPPVSFADYVHQGQPMSSGSPIHYDGSPQYHNENYSDNCQDSKRKRHGGVNQLGGVFVNGRPLPDVVRQRIVELAHNGVRPCDISRQLRVSHGCVSKILSRFYETGNFKAGVIGGSKPKVATPHVVDAISKYKKDNPTMFAWEIRDRLLAEGVCSQDNVPSVSSINRIVRNKAAERAKVNYNSSSTGNGPSGGVGTGSGGHNTPVSGSTVIGSGQQQQQQQQQQQQQQQQQQQQQQQQNALSSMVCPESILHRPSYSINGILGIPQPDANANNINKRKRDDEDENGLSPEDTLKRQRLTSNYTTPNSSVSDLYHSMWNSPTPNPAGPQGKWPAVKEEPKGGNPGGGGMSLPELLSAANNPGQQANNGSDSPNSYQYSSATPTGFAPAQGDEFTSPPPSSATTSSNDLIYDSINMSQVQNYPPSLSSSLGSTLTPLTPIPVSEINKTMLSASSISVLGDHNSQFHTVSGAGLSSVIPPSDYYNSASYSQYSAPPYGGYGYGPTSGSLLSK; this is translated from the exons ATGATAAGCATGGAGCTTCCCCCGCCCCCCGTTCATAACCCGCCAGTGTCGTTTGCCGATTATGTCCACCAAGGCCAACCCATGTCTTCGGGTAGTCCCATTCACTACGACGGATCTCCACAGTATCATAACGAAAACTACTCGGACAATTGTCAGGACAGCAAACGAAAAC GTCATGGAGGTGTGAACCAGCTCGGGGGAGTGTTTGTGAACGGCAGACCATTGCCTGATGTGGTCCGACAAAGGATCGTGGAGCTGGCTCATAACGGAGTCCGACCCTGCGATATCTCCCGACAACTCCGAGTCTCTCACGGATGCGTCTCGAAAATACTATCCAG ATTTTATGAGACTGGGAACTTTAAAGCCGGAGTGATTGGCGGCAGTAAACCCAAAGTGGCCACGCCCCATGTGGTGGACGCCATCTCCAAATACAAGAAAGACAATCCCACCATGTTTGCTTGGGAGATCCGGGACCGCCTCTTAGCCGAGGGCGTGTGCTCTCAAGACAACGTGCCCAGTGTTAGCTCCATTAATAG AATTGTTCGGAATAAAGCGGCTGAGAGGGCCAAAGTCAATTATAACTCAAGTAGCACTGGCAATGGACCTTCTGGTGGAGTTGGCACCGGTTCGGGAGGTCACAACACCCCGGTGAGTGGGTCAACAGTGATTGGATCAggacagcagcaacaacagcaacagcagcagcagcaacaacaacagcagcaacaacaacaacagcaacagcaacaaaatgCTCTGTCTTCAATGGTGTGCCCCGAGTCGATCTTGCATCGTCCTTCGTACTCGATTAATGGAATCCTAGGCATCCCTCAGCCCGACGCCAATGCCAATAATATCAATAAGAGGAAGAGAGATGATGAAG ATGAGAACGGCCTGAGTCCCGAGGACACGTTGAAGCGCCAGCGTCTCACGTCCAACTACACCACCCCGAATTCATCCGTCTCTGACCTGTACCACTCTATGTGGAATAGTCCCACTCCCAATCCCGCGGGTCCTCAGGGCAAGTGGCCCGCTGTCAAAGAGGAGCCCAAGGGCGGTAATCCCGGGGGTGGGGGCATGAGCTTGCCCGAGCTCCTGAGTGCGGCCAATAATCCCGGCCAACAAGCCAATAATGGCAGTGACAGTCCAAACTCGTATCAGTACTCATCCGCCACGCCCACCGGCTTCGCCCCGGCTCAAGGGGACGAGTTCACCTCCCCACCCCCTTCAAGTGCAACCACTTCTTCCAATGACCTCATCTACGACTCAATCAATATGAGTCAAGTGCAAAATTACCCGCCAAGTCTTTCCTCTTCACTCG GTAGTACATTAACCCCTCTAACTCCAATTCCGGTCTCTGAGATCAACAAGACAATGCTCTCAGCCTCATCCATCTCAGTTCTTGGAGATCATAATTCTCAGTTTCACACAG TGAGTGGAGCAGGTTTATCTTCCGTGATCCCACCTTCCGATTATTATAATAGCGCATCGTATTCTCAATACTCTGCTCCGCCCTATGGAGGCTACGGCTACGGTCCAACCTCGGGAAGTCTCCTTAGCAAATAA
- the LOC131891722 gene encoding paired box protein Pax-5-like isoform X3, translating into MEPTAAQFGHLFSWRHPSTMDLSHAAAYRYNHNMMEYYTCHGGVNQLGGVFVNGRPLPDVVRQRIVELAHNGVRPCDISRQLRVSHGCVSKILSRFYETGNFKAGVIGGSKPKVATPHVVDAISKYKKDNPTMFAWEIRDRLLAEGVCSQDNVPSVSSINRIVRNKAAERAKVNYNSSSTGNGPSGGVGTGSGGHNTPVSGSTVIGSGQQQQQQQQQQQQQQQQQQQQQQQQNALSSMVCPESILHRPSYSINGILGIPQPDANANNINKRKRDDEDENGLSPEDTLKRQRLTSNYTTPNSSVSDLYHSMWNSPTPNPAGPQGKWPAVKEEPKGGNPGGGGMSLPELLSAANNPGQQANNGSDSPNSYQYSSATPTGFAPAQGDEFTSPPPSSATTSSNDLIYDSINMSQVQNYPPSLSSSLGSTLTPLTPIPVSEINKTMLSASSISVLGDHNSQFHTVSGAGLSSVIPPSDYYNSASYSQYSAPPYGGYGYGPTSGSLLSK; encoded by the exons ATGGAGCCCACGGCCGCCCAATTCGGGCACCTGTTCTCGTGGCGACACCCGTCCACCATGGACCTGTCCCATGCGGCCGCCTATCGATACAATCACAATATGATGGAGTACTACACAT GTCATGGAGGTGTGAACCAGCTCGGGGGAGTGTTTGTGAACGGCAGACCATTGCCTGATGTGGTCCGACAAAGGATCGTGGAGCTGGCTCATAACGGAGTCCGACCCTGCGATATCTCCCGACAACTCCGAGTCTCTCACGGATGCGTCTCGAAAATACTATCCAG ATTTTATGAGACTGGGAACTTTAAAGCCGGAGTGATTGGCGGCAGTAAACCCAAAGTGGCCACGCCCCATGTGGTGGACGCCATCTCCAAATACAAGAAAGACAATCCCACCATGTTTGCTTGGGAGATCCGGGACCGCCTCTTAGCCGAGGGCGTGTGCTCTCAAGACAACGTGCCCAGTGTTAGCTCCATTAATAG AATTGTTCGGAATAAAGCGGCTGAGAGGGCCAAAGTCAATTATAACTCAAGTAGCACTGGCAATGGACCTTCTGGTGGAGTTGGCACCGGTTCGGGAGGTCACAACACCCCGGTGAGTGGGTCAACAGTGATTGGATCAggacagcagcaacaacagcaacagcagcagcagcaacaacaacagcagcaacaacaacaacagcaacagcaacaaaatgCTCTGTCTTCAATGGTGTGCCCCGAGTCGATCTTGCATCGTCCTTCGTACTCGATTAATGGAATCCTAGGCATCCCTCAGCCCGACGCCAATGCCAATAATATCAATAAGAGGAAGAGAGATGATGAAG ATGAGAACGGCCTGAGTCCCGAGGACACGTTGAAGCGCCAGCGTCTCACGTCCAACTACACCACCCCGAATTCATCCGTCTCTGACCTGTACCACTCTATGTGGAATAGTCCCACTCCCAATCCCGCGGGTCCTCAGGGCAAGTGGCCCGCTGTCAAAGAGGAGCCCAAGGGCGGTAATCCCGGGGGTGGGGGCATGAGCTTGCCCGAGCTCCTGAGTGCGGCCAATAATCCCGGCCAACAAGCCAATAATGGCAGTGACAGTCCAAACTCGTATCAGTACTCATCCGCCACGCCCACCGGCTTCGCCCCGGCTCAAGGGGACGAGTTCACCTCCCCACCCCCTTCAAGTGCAACCACTTCTTCCAATGACCTCATCTACGACTCAATCAATATGAGTCAAGTGCAAAATTACCCGCCAAGTCTTTCCTCTTCACTCG GTAGTACATTAACCCCTCTAACTCCAATTCCGGTCTCTGAGATCAACAAGACAATGCTCTCAGCCTCATCCATCTCAGTTCTTGGAGATCATAATTCTCAGTTTCACACAG TGAGTGGAGCAGGTTTATCTTCCGTGATCCCACCTTCCGATTATTATAATAGCGCATCGTATTCTCAATACTCTGCTCCGCCCTATGGAGGCTACGGCTACGGTCCAACCTCGGGAAGTCTCCTTAGCAAATAA
- the LOC131891722 gene encoding paired box protein Pax-5-like isoform X2, whose protein sequence is MEPTAAQFGHLFSWRHPSTMDLSHAAAYRYNHNMMEYYTCKSHGGVNQLGGVFVNGRPLPDVVRQRIVELAHNGVRPCDISRQLRVSHGCVSKILSRFYETGNFKAGVIGGSKPKVATPHVVDAISKYKKDNPTMFAWEIRDRLLAEGVCSQDNVPSVSSINRIVRNKAAERAKVNYNSSSTGNGPSGGVGTGSGGHNTPVSGSTVIGSGQQQQQQQQQQQQQQQQQQQQQQQQNALSSMVCPESILHRPSYSINGILGIPQPDANANNINKRKRDDEDENGLSPEDTLKRQRLTSNYTTPNSSVSDLYHSMWNSPTPNPAGPQGKWPAVKEEPKGGNPGGGGMSLPELLSAANNPGQQANNGSDSPNSYQYSSATPTGFAPAQGDEFTSPPPSSATTSSNDLIYDSINMSQVQNYPPSLSSSLGSTLTPLTPIPVSEINKTMLSASSISVLGDHNSQFHTVSGAGLSSVIPPSDYYNSASYSQYSAPPYGGYGYGPTSGSLLSK, encoded by the exons ATGGAGCCCACGGCCGCCCAATTCGGGCACCTGTTCTCGTGGCGACACCCGTCCACCATGGACCTGTCCCATGCGGCCGCCTATCGATACAATCACAATATGATGGAGTACTACACATGTAAGA GTCATGGAGGTGTGAACCAGCTCGGGGGAGTGTTTGTGAACGGCAGACCATTGCCTGATGTGGTCCGACAAAGGATCGTGGAGCTGGCTCATAACGGAGTCCGACCCTGCGATATCTCCCGACAACTCCGAGTCTCTCACGGATGCGTCTCGAAAATACTATCCAG ATTTTATGAGACTGGGAACTTTAAAGCCGGAGTGATTGGCGGCAGTAAACCCAAAGTGGCCACGCCCCATGTGGTGGACGCCATCTCCAAATACAAGAAAGACAATCCCACCATGTTTGCTTGGGAGATCCGGGACCGCCTCTTAGCCGAGGGCGTGTGCTCTCAAGACAACGTGCCCAGTGTTAGCTCCATTAATAG AATTGTTCGGAATAAAGCGGCTGAGAGGGCCAAAGTCAATTATAACTCAAGTAGCACTGGCAATGGACCTTCTGGTGGAGTTGGCACCGGTTCGGGAGGTCACAACACCCCGGTGAGTGGGTCAACAGTGATTGGATCAggacagcagcaacaacagcaacagcagcagcagcaacaacaacagcagcaacaacaacaacagcaacagcaacaaaatgCTCTGTCTTCAATGGTGTGCCCCGAGTCGATCTTGCATCGTCCTTCGTACTCGATTAATGGAATCCTAGGCATCCCTCAGCCCGACGCCAATGCCAATAATATCAATAAGAGGAAGAGAGATGATGAAG ATGAGAACGGCCTGAGTCCCGAGGACACGTTGAAGCGCCAGCGTCTCACGTCCAACTACACCACCCCGAATTCATCCGTCTCTGACCTGTACCACTCTATGTGGAATAGTCCCACTCCCAATCCCGCGGGTCCTCAGGGCAAGTGGCCCGCTGTCAAAGAGGAGCCCAAGGGCGGTAATCCCGGGGGTGGGGGCATGAGCTTGCCCGAGCTCCTGAGTGCGGCCAATAATCCCGGCCAACAAGCCAATAATGGCAGTGACAGTCCAAACTCGTATCAGTACTCATCCGCCACGCCCACCGGCTTCGCCCCGGCTCAAGGGGACGAGTTCACCTCCCCACCCCCTTCAAGTGCAACCACTTCTTCCAATGACCTCATCTACGACTCAATCAATATGAGTCAAGTGCAAAATTACCCGCCAAGTCTTTCCTCTTCACTCG GTAGTACATTAACCCCTCTAACTCCAATTCCGGTCTCTGAGATCAACAAGACAATGCTCTCAGCCTCATCCATCTCAGTTCTTGGAGATCATAATTCTCAGTTTCACACAG TGAGTGGAGCAGGTTTATCTTCCGTGATCCCACCTTCCGATTATTATAATAGCGCATCGTATTCTCAATACTCTGCTCCGCCCTATGGAGGCTACGGCTACGGTCCAACCTCGGGAAGTCTCCTTAGCAAATAA